In the Neofelis nebulosa isolate mNeoNeb1 chromosome 11, mNeoNeb1.pri, whole genome shotgun sequence genome, one interval contains:
- the PXN gene encoding paxillin isoform X4 produces the protein MDDLDALLADLESTTSHISKRPVFLSEETPYSYPTGNHTYQEIAVPPPVPPPPSSEALNGTILDPLDQWQPSASRFIHQQPQSPSPVYGSSAKTSSASVPQDGGGPPCPRAGEEEHVYSFPNKQKSAEPSPTVMSSSLGSNLSELDRLLLELNAVQHNPPGFPADEANSSPPLPGALSPHCGIPESNSPLGGKAGPLTKEKPKRNGGRGLEDVRPSVESLLDELESSVPSPVPAITVNQGEVSSPQRATSSQQQTRMSASSATRELDELMASLSDFKTSSSAVALSSPELLPKPAPSPHLIRSPPPPPPPPPPPPPPRPSVFLPSITKPSSGGHSPSQEVLCSEDTDNGRGLLPPVAPNWLDLAGLRVTPDTPNSGSPSVEGSLGPLGAESQTQVWKDLPNLISELSGGPPCHTLPGQAGYIGPQEPGAPHGLLANPLYPEEAVAATREQPWALEALRPETPHGATCSFQEVTEPAVVAVDRQAIFPDTWSLTKECGQRKQRAKPEPGELESSGPAPVGKEQLGGQTLMKGSLVRPTQGPETPRWPEGVTEAAARREQSELPPAVVMDTPSTTERISTSGQIRSVIRRSRETGHAHPMSREPSPRRRLDPATLSRTPSQERLIAELQGRLGIQPEAEEAAGAAGASAEDWLTEGVIITVQPRGRRAGGQLVEKVVFPPGSPVPLRRTFSVLASPPPVPLLQQRKDSSASSPSPPPSLPGPSSLGPSALARGSPGDSSAVAGLQEEGVKSPPPPPPVPQTWRSVGCQTDEDPLFPPMQIQGLEQIADGEAWAAGWPPNGRQSSPEGQDEGGFMAQGKTGSSSPPGGPPKPGSQLDSMLGSLQSDLNKLGVATVAKGVCGACKKPIAGQVVTAMGKTWHPEHFVCTHCQEEIGSRNFFERDGQPYCEKDYHNLFSPRCYYCNGPILDKVVTALDRTWHPEHFFCAQCGAFFGPEGFHEKDGKAYCRKDYFDMFAPKCGGCARAILENYISALNTLWHPECFVCRECFTPFVNGSFFEHDGQPYCEVHYHERRGSLCSGCQKPITGRCITAMAKKFHPEHFVCAFCLKQLNKGTFKEQNDKPYCQNCFLKLFC, from the exons ACGCCCTGCTGGCAGACTTGGAGTCCACCACCTCCCACATCTCCAAACGGCCCGTGTTCTTGTCTGAGGAGACCCCCTACTCATACCCAACTGGAAACCACACATACCAGGAGATTGCCGTGCCGCcccctgtccctccacccccatccagTGAGGCCCTCAATGGCACGATCCTTGACCCCTTAGACCAGTGGCAGCCCAGTGCCTCCCGATTCATCCACCAGCAG CCTCAGTCCCCGTCACCTGTGTACGGCTCCAGTGCCAAAACTTCCAGTGCTTCCGTCCCCCAGGACGGCGGCGGCCCTCCATGTCCCCGCGCCGGTGAGGAAGAGCACGTCTACAG TTTCCCCAACAAGCAGAAGTCTGCCGAGCCTTCACCCACAGTGATGAGCTCCTCCCTGGGCAGCAACCTTTCTGAACTTGACCGCCTGCTGCTGGAACTGAACGCTGTGCAGCATAACCCCCCAGGCTTCCCTGCAG ATGAGGCCAACTCCAGCCCCCCACTGCCTGGGGCTCTGAGCCCCCACTGTGGCATCCCAGAGAGTAACAGCCCATTGGGGGGCAAAGCTGGGCCCCTGACCAAAGAGAAGCCCAAGCGGAATGGGGGCCGTGGTCTGGAGGACGTGCGGCCCAGTGTGGAGAGTCTCTTGGATGAACTGGAGAGCTCTGTGCCCAGCCCAGT ccctgccATCACTGTGAACCAGGGCGAGGTGAGCAGCCCTCAGAGAGCCACCTCCAGCCAGCAGCAGACACGCATGTCGGCCTCCTCTGCCACCAGGGAGCTGGACGAGCTGATGGCCTCGCTGTCGGATTTCAAG accagctCCTCTGCTGTGGCCTTGAGCTCCCCAGAGCTGCTGCCCAAACCAGCTCCATCCCCACACCTCATacgttctcctcctcctcctcctcctcctcctcctcctcctcctcctccccggccCTCTGTATTCTTGCCATCCATTACCAAACCCTCCTCTGGAGGCCACAGTCCCAGCCAGGAGGTCCTCTGCTCTGAGGACACTGATAATGGACGGGGCCTTCTACCTCCTGTGGCTCCCAACTGGCTTGATTTGGCTGGCCTCCGGGTGACGCCTGATACTCCCAACTCAGGGTCTCCCTCTGTGGAGGGGTCTCTGGGGCCATTAGGTGCAGAGAGCCAGACTCAGGTTTGGAAAGATCTACCGAATCTTATAAGTGAGCTTTCCGGGGGCCCCCCCTGCCACACGCTACCCGGCCAAGCTGGGTATATAGGtccccaggagcctggagccccccACGGGCTGTTGGCCAACCCTTTGTACCCAGAGGAGGCCGTGGCTGCCACTCGGGAGCAGCCATGGGCTTTGGAGGCGCTCAGGCCTGAGACGCCCCACGGAGCCACATGCAGCTTCCAGGAAGTAACTGAGCCAGCTGTCGTGGCCGTGGACCGTCAGGCCATCTTCCCAGATACCTGGAGTCTCACCAAGGAATGTGGACAGCGGAAGCAGAGGGCAAAGCCAGAGCCAGGGGAGCTGGAAAGCAGCGGCCCGGCCCCAGTTGGCAAGGAGCAGTTAGGTGGACAGACACTCATGAAGGGAAGCCTGGTCAGGCCAACCCAGGGACCTGAGACCCCCCGGTGGCCAGAGGGCGTCACTGAAGCTGCTGCCAGGAGGGAACAGTCGGAGCTTCCACCTGCCGTGGTCATGGACACGCCCAGCACCACTGAGAGGATTTCCACCTCAGGCCAG atCCGCTCTGTGATCAGGAGGAGCCGGGAGACGGGCCACGCGCACCCCATGTCCCGGGAGCCCTCCCCTCGCCGCCGGCTGGACCCCGCCACCCTGAGCAGGACCCCATCCCAGGAGCGGCTCATCGCAGAGCTGCAGGGTCGGCTCGGCATCCAGCCGGAGGCAGAGGAGGCAGCGGGGGCAGCGGGGGCCTCTGCTGAGGACTGGCTGACTGAGGGCGTCATCATCACTGTGCAGCCTCGAGGGAGGCGGGCTGGGGGGCAGCTTGTAGAGAAG gTCGTCTTCCCTCCTGGCTCCCCTGTTCCCCTGAGAAGAACCTTCTCTGTtctggcttctcctcctcctgtcccttTGCTCCAGCAGCGTAAAGACTCCTCAGCCAgcagcccttctcccccacccagcctgcccggcccctcctccctgggGCCCTCCGCTCTTGCCCGAGGTTCCCCTGGGGACTCAAGTGCTGTGGCAGGGCTGCAGGAGGAGGGTGTGAagagccccccccctccccctcctgtaCCCCAAACTTGGAGGTCCGTGGGCTGCCAGACCGACGAGGACCCGCTCTTCCCCCCGATGCAG ATCCAGGGCCTGGAACAGATTGCGGATGGAGAAGCATGGGCGGCCGGCTGGCCTCCGAACGGCAGGCAGAGCAGTCCCGAAGGGCAGGACGAGGGAGGG TTCATGGCCCAGGGGAAGACAGGGAGCAGCTCTCCCCCTGGGGGGCCTCCAAAGCCTGGAAGCCAGCTGGATAGTATGCTGGGGAGCCTGCAGTCTGACCTGAACAAACTGGGGGTCGCCACGGTTGCCAAAGGGGTCTGCGGGGCCTGCAAGAAGCCCATTGCCGGGCAG gTTGTGACTGCCATGGGAAAGACGTGGCACCCGGAGCACTTTGTCTGCACCCACTGCCAAGAGGAGATCGGATCCCGGAACTTCTTTGAGCGGGACGGGCAGCCCTACTGTGAAAAGGACTATCACAACCTCTTCTCTCCACGCTGCTACTACTGCAACGGTCCCATCCTGGAT AAAGTGGTGACAGCCCTGGACCGGACGTGGCACCCCGAGCACTTCTTCtgcgcccagtgtggagccttctttggTCCCGAAG GGTTCCATGAGAAAGACGGCAAGGCCTACTGCCGGAAGGATTACTTTGACATGTTCGCGCCCAAGTGTGGTGGCTGTGCCCGGGCCATCCTGGAGAACTACATCTCGGCCCTCAACACTCTCTGGCATCCCGAGTGCTTTGTGTGCCGG GAGTGCTTCACGCCCTTCGTCAACGGCAGCTTCTTCGAGCACGATGGGCAGCCCTACTGTGAGGTGCACTACCACGAGCGGCGAGGCTCACTGTGCTCTGGCTGCCAGAAGCCCATCACGGGCCGCTGCATCACCGCCATGGCCAAGAAGTTCCATCCGGAGCACTTCGTCTGTGCCTTCTGCCTCAAGCAGCTCAACAAGGGCACCTTCAAGGAGCAGAACGACAAGCCTTACTGTCAGAACTGCTTCCTCAAGCTCTTCTGCTAG
- the PXN gene encoding paxillin isoform X2, translating into MDDLDALLADLESTTSHISKRPVFLSEETPYSYPTGNHTYQEIAVPPPVPPPPSSEALNGTILDPLDQWQPSASRFIHQQPQSPSPVYGSSAKTSSASVPQDGGGPPCPRAGEEEHVYSFPNKQKSAEPSPTVMSSSLGSNLSELDRLLLELNAVQHNPPGFPADEANSSPPLPGALSPHCGIPESNSPLGGKAGPLTKEKPKRNGGRGLEDVRPSVESLLDELESSVPSPVPAITVNQGEVSSPQRATSSQQQTRMSASSATRELDELMASLSDFKIQGLEQIADGEAWAAGWPPNGRQSSPEGQDEGGFMAQGKTGSSSPPGGPPKPGSQLDSMLGSLQSDLNKLGVATVAKGVCGACKKPIAGQVVTAMGKTWHPEHFVCTHCQEEIGSRNFFERDGQPYCEKDYHNLFSPRCYYCNGPILDKVVTALDRTWHPEHFFCAQCGAFFGPEGFHEKDGKAYCRKDYFDMFAPKCGGCARAILENYISALNTLWHPECFVCRECFTPFVNGSFFEHDGQPYCEVHYHERRGSLCSGCQKPITGRCITAMAKKFHPEHFVCAFCLKQLNKGTFKEQNDKPYCQNCFLKLFC; encoded by the exons ACGCCCTGCTGGCAGACTTGGAGTCCACCACCTCCCACATCTCCAAACGGCCCGTGTTCTTGTCTGAGGAGACCCCCTACTCATACCCAACTGGAAACCACACATACCAGGAGATTGCCGTGCCGCcccctgtccctccacccccatccagTGAGGCCCTCAATGGCACGATCCTTGACCCCTTAGACCAGTGGCAGCCCAGTGCCTCCCGATTCATCCACCAGCAG CCTCAGTCCCCGTCACCTGTGTACGGCTCCAGTGCCAAAACTTCCAGTGCTTCCGTCCCCCAGGACGGCGGCGGCCCTCCATGTCCCCGCGCCGGTGAGGAAGAGCACGTCTACAG TTTCCCCAACAAGCAGAAGTCTGCCGAGCCTTCACCCACAGTGATGAGCTCCTCCCTGGGCAGCAACCTTTCTGAACTTGACCGCCTGCTGCTGGAACTGAACGCTGTGCAGCATAACCCCCCAGGCTTCCCTGCAG ATGAGGCCAACTCCAGCCCCCCACTGCCTGGGGCTCTGAGCCCCCACTGTGGCATCCCAGAGAGTAACAGCCCATTGGGGGGCAAAGCTGGGCCCCTGACCAAAGAGAAGCCCAAGCGGAATGGGGGCCGTGGTCTGGAGGACGTGCGGCCCAGTGTGGAGAGTCTCTTGGATGAACTGGAGAGCTCTGTGCCCAGCCCAGT ccctgccATCACTGTGAACCAGGGCGAGGTGAGCAGCCCTCAGAGAGCCACCTCCAGCCAGCAGCAGACACGCATGTCGGCCTCCTCTGCCACCAGGGAGCTGGACGAGCTGATGGCCTCGCTGTCGGATTTCAAG ATCCAGGGCCTGGAACAGATTGCGGATGGAGAAGCATGGGCGGCCGGCTGGCCTCCGAACGGCAGGCAGAGCAGTCCCGAAGGGCAGGACGAGGGAGGG TTCATGGCCCAGGGGAAGACAGGGAGCAGCTCTCCCCCTGGGGGGCCTCCAAAGCCTGGAAGCCAGCTGGATAGTATGCTGGGGAGCCTGCAGTCTGACCTGAACAAACTGGGGGTCGCCACGGTTGCCAAAGGGGTCTGCGGGGCCTGCAAGAAGCCCATTGCCGGGCAG gTTGTGACTGCCATGGGAAAGACGTGGCACCCGGAGCACTTTGTCTGCACCCACTGCCAAGAGGAGATCGGATCCCGGAACTTCTTTGAGCGGGACGGGCAGCCCTACTGTGAAAAGGACTATCACAACCTCTTCTCTCCACGCTGCTACTACTGCAACGGTCCCATCCTGGAT AAAGTGGTGACAGCCCTGGACCGGACGTGGCACCCCGAGCACTTCTTCtgcgcccagtgtggagccttctttggTCCCGAAG GGTTCCATGAGAAAGACGGCAAGGCCTACTGCCGGAAGGATTACTTTGACATGTTCGCGCCCAAGTGTGGTGGCTGTGCCCGGGCCATCCTGGAGAACTACATCTCGGCCCTCAACACTCTCTGGCATCCCGAGTGCTTTGTGTGCCGG GAGTGCTTCACGCCCTTCGTCAACGGCAGCTTCTTCGAGCACGATGGGCAGCCCTACTGTGAGGTGCACTACCACGAGCGGCGAGGCTCACTGTGCTCTGGCTGCCAGAAGCCCATCACGGGCCGCTGCATCACCGCCATGGCCAAGAAGTTCCATCCGGAGCACTTCGTCTGTGCCTTCTGCCTCAAGCAGCTCAACAAGGGCACCTTCAAGGAGCAGAACGACAAGCCTTACTGTCAGAACTGCTTCCTCAAGCTCTTCTGCTAG
- the PXN gene encoding paxillin isoform X3, translating to MDDLDALLADLESTTSHISKRPVFLSEETPYSYPTGNHTYQEIAVPPPVPPPPSSEALNGTILDPLDQWQPSASRFIHQQPQSPSPVYGSSAKTSSASVPQDGGGPPCPRAGEEEHVYSFPNKQKSAEPSPTVMSSSLGSNLSELDRLLLELNAVQHNPPGFPADEANSSPPLPGALSPHCGIPESNSPLGGKAGPLTKEKPKRNGGRGLEDVRPSVESLLDELESSVPSPVPAITVNQGEVSSPQRATSSQQQTRMSASSATRELDELMASLSDFKFMAQGKTGSSSPPGGPPKPGSQLDSMLGSLQSDLNKLGVATVAKGVCGACKKPIAGQVVTAMGKTWHPEHFVCTHCQEEIGSRNFFERDGQPYCEKDYHNLFSPRCYYCNGPILDKVVTALDRTWHPEHFFCAQCGAFFGPEGFHEKDGKAYCRKDYFDMFAPKCGGCARAILENYISALNTLWHPECFVCRECFTPFVNGSFFEHDGQPYCEVHYHERRGSLCSGCQKPITGRCITAMAKKFHPEHFVCAFCLKQLNKGTFKEQNDKPYCQNCFLKLFC from the exons ACGCCCTGCTGGCAGACTTGGAGTCCACCACCTCCCACATCTCCAAACGGCCCGTGTTCTTGTCTGAGGAGACCCCCTACTCATACCCAACTGGAAACCACACATACCAGGAGATTGCCGTGCCGCcccctgtccctccacccccatccagTGAGGCCCTCAATGGCACGATCCTTGACCCCTTAGACCAGTGGCAGCCCAGTGCCTCCCGATTCATCCACCAGCAG CCTCAGTCCCCGTCACCTGTGTACGGCTCCAGTGCCAAAACTTCCAGTGCTTCCGTCCCCCAGGACGGCGGCGGCCCTCCATGTCCCCGCGCCGGTGAGGAAGAGCACGTCTACAG TTTCCCCAACAAGCAGAAGTCTGCCGAGCCTTCACCCACAGTGATGAGCTCCTCCCTGGGCAGCAACCTTTCTGAACTTGACCGCCTGCTGCTGGAACTGAACGCTGTGCAGCATAACCCCCCAGGCTTCCCTGCAG ATGAGGCCAACTCCAGCCCCCCACTGCCTGGGGCTCTGAGCCCCCACTGTGGCATCCCAGAGAGTAACAGCCCATTGGGGGGCAAAGCTGGGCCCCTGACCAAAGAGAAGCCCAAGCGGAATGGGGGCCGTGGTCTGGAGGACGTGCGGCCCAGTGTGGAGAGTCTCTTGGATGAACTGGAGAGCTCTGTGCCCAGCCCAGT ccctgccATCACTGTGAACCAGGGCGAGGTGAGCAGCCCTCAGAGAGCCACCTCCAGCCAGCAGCAGACACGCATGTCGGCCTCCTCTGCCACCAGGGAGCTGGACGAGCTGATGGCCTCGCTGTCGGATTTCAAG TTCATGGCCCAGGGGAAGACAGGGAGCAGCTCTCCCCCTGGGGGGCCTCCAAAGCCTGGAAGCCAGCTGGATAGTATGCTGGGGAGCCTGCAGTCTGACCTGAACAAACTGGGGGTCGCCACGGTTGCCAAAGGGGTCTGCGGGGCCTGCAAGAAGCCCATTGCCGGGCAG gTTGTGACTGCCATGGGAAAGACGTGGCACCCGGAGCACTTTGTCTGCACCCACTGCCAAGAGGAGATCGGATCCCGGAACTTCTTTGAGCGGGACGGGCAGCCCTACTGTGAAAAGGACTATCACAACCTCTTCTCTCCACGCTGCTACTACTGCAACGGTCCCATCCTGGAT AAAGTGGTGACAGCCCTGGACCGGACGTGGCACCCCGAGCACTTCTTCtgcgcccagtgtggagccttctttggTCCCGAAG GGTTCCATGAGAAAGACGGCAAGGCCTACTGCCGGAAGGATTACTTTGACATGTTCGCGCCCAAGTGTGGTGGCTGTGCCCGGGCCATCCTGGAGAACTACATCTCGGCCCTCAACACTCTCTGGCATCCCGAGTGCTTTGTGTGCCGG GAGTGCTTCACGCCCTTCGTCAACGGCAGCTTCTTCGAGCACGATGGGCAGCCCTACTGTGAGGTGCACTACCACGAGCGGCGAGGCTCACTGTGCTCTGGCTGCCAGAAGCCCATCACGGGCCGCTGCATCACCGCCATGGCCAAGAAGTTCCATCCGGAGCACTTCGTCTGTGCCTTCTGCCTCAAGCAGCTCAACAAGGGCACCTTCAAGGAGCAGAACGACAAGCCTTACTGTCAGAACTGCTTCCTCAAGCTCTTCTGCTAG
- the PXN gene encoding paxillin isoform X1 — protein sequence MDDLDALLADLESTTSHISKRPVFLSEETPYSYPTGNHTYQEIAVPPPVPPPPSSEALNGTILDPLDQWQPSASRFIHQQPQSPSPVYGSSAKTSSASVPQDGGGPPCPRAGEEEHVYSFPNKQKSAEPSPTVMSSSLGSNLSELDRLLLELNAVQHNPPGFPADEANSSPPLPGALSPHCGIPESNSPLGGKAGPLTKEKPKRNGGRGLEDVRPSVESLLDELESSVPSPVPAITVNQGEVSSPQRATSSQQQTRMSASSATRELDELMASLSDFKVVFPPGSPVPLRRTFSVLASPPPVPLLQQRKDSSASSPSPPPSLPGPSSLGPSALARGSPGDSSAVAGLQEEGVKSPPPPPPVPQTWRSVGCQTDEDPLFPPMQIQGLEQIADGEAWAAGWPPNGRQSSPEGQDEGGFMAQGKTGSSSPPGGPPKPGSQLDSMLGSLQSDLNKLGVATVAKGVCGACKKPIAGQVVTAMGKTWHPEHFVCTHCQEEIGSRNFFERDGQPYCEKDYHNLFSPRCYYCNGPILDKVVTALDRTWHPEHFFCAQCGAFFGPEGFHEKDGKAYCRKDYFDMFAPKCGGCARAILENYISALNTLWHPECFVCRECFTPFVNGSFFEHDGQPYCEVHYHERRGSLCSGCQKPITGRCITAMAKKFHPEHFVCAFCLKQLNKGTFKEQNDKPYCQNCFLKLFC from the exons ACGCCCTGCTGGCAGACTTGGAGTCCACCACCTCCCACATCTCCAAACGGCCCGTGTTCTTGTCTGAGGAGACCCCCTACTCATACCCAACTGGAAACCACACATACCAGGAGATTGCCGTGCCGCcccctgtccctccacccccatccagTGAGGCCCTCAATGGCACGATCCTTGACCCCTTAGACCAGTGGCAGCCCAGTGCCTCCCGATTCATCCACCAGCAG CCTCAGTCCCCGTCACCTGTGTACGGCTCCAGTGCCAAAACTTCCAGTGCTTCCGTCCCCCAGGACGGCGGCGGCCCTCCATGTCCCCGCGCCGGTGAGGAAGAGCACGTCTACAG TTTCCCCAACAAGCAGAAGTCTGCCGAGCCTTCACCCACAGTGATGAGCTCCTCCCTGGGCAGCAACCTTTCTGAACTTGACCGCCTGCTGCTGGAACTGAACGCTGTGCAGCATAACCCCCCAGGCTTCCCTGCAG ATGAGGCCAACTCCAGCCCCCCACTGCCTGGGGCTCTGAGCCCCCACTGTGGCATCCCAGAGAGTAACAGCCCATTGGGGGGCAAAGCTGGGCCCCTGACCAAAGAGAAGCCCAAGCGGAATGGGGGCCGTGGTCTGGAGGACGTGCGGCCCAGTGTGGAGAGTCTCTTGGATGAACTGGAGAGCTCTGTGCCCAGCCCAGT ccctgccATCACTGTGAACCAGGGCGAGGTGAGCAGCCCTCAGAGAGCCACCTCCAGCCAGCAGCAGACACGCATGTCGGCCTCCTCTGCCACCAGGGAGCTGGACGAGCTGATGGCCTCGCTGTCGGATTTCAAG gTCGTCTTCCCTCCTGGCTCCCCTGTTCCCCTGAGAAGAACCTTCTCTGTtctggcttctcctcctcctgtcccttTGCTCCAGCAGCGTAAAGACTCCTCAGCCAgcagcccttctcccccacccagcctgcccggcccctcctccctgggGCCCTCCGCTCTTGCCCGAGGTTCCCCTGGGGACTCAAGTGCTGTGGCAGGGCTGCAGGAGGAGGGTGTGAagagccccccccctccccctcctgtaCCCCAAACTTGGAGGTCCGTGGGCTGCCAGACCGACGAGGACCCGCTCTTCCCCCCGATGCAG ATCCAGGGCCTGGAACAGATTGCGGATGGAGAAGCATGGGCGGCCGGCTGGCCTCCGAACGGCAGGCAGAGCAGTCCCGAAGGGCAGGACGAGGGAGGG TTCATGGCCCAGGGGAAGACAGGGAGCAGCTCTCCCCCTGGGGGGCCTCCAAAGCCTGGAAGCCAGCTGGATAGTATGCTGGGGAGCCTGCAGTCTGACCTGAACAAACTGGGGGTCGCCACGGTTGCCAAAGGGGTCTGCGGGGCCTGCAAGAAGCCCATTGCCGGGCAG gTTGTGACTGCCATGGGAAAGACGTGGCACCCGGAGCACTTTGTCTGCACCCACTGCCAAGAGGAGATCGGATCCCGGAACTTCTTTGAGCGGGACGGGCAGCCCTACTGTGAAAAGGACTATCACAACCTCTTCTCTCCACGCTGCTACTACTGCAACGGTCCCATCCTGGAT AAAGTGGTGACAGCCCTGGACCGGACGTGGCACCCCGAGCACTTCTTCtgcgcccagtgtggagccttctttggTCCCGAAG GGTTCCATGAGAAAGACGGCAAGGCCTACTGCCGGAAGGATTACTTTGACATGTTCGCGCCCAAGTGTGGTGGCTGTGCCCGGGCCATCCTGGAGAACTACATCTCGGCCCTCAACACTCTCTGGCATCCCGAGTGCTTTGTGTGCCGG GAGTGCTTCACGCCCTTCGTCAACGGCAGCTTCTTCGAGCACGATGGGCAGCCCTACTGTGAGGTGCACTACCACGAGCGGCGAGGCTCACTGTGCTCTGGCTGCCAGAAGCCCATCACGGGCCGCTGCATCACCGCCATGGCCAAGAAGTTCCATCCGGAGCACTTCGTCTGTGCCTTCTGCCTCAAGCAGCTCAACAAGGGCACCTTCAAGGAGCAGAACGACAAGCCTTACTGTCAGAACTGCTTCCTCAAGCTCTTCTGCTAG
- the RPLP0 gene encoding large ribosomal subunit protein uL10, whose amino-acid sequence MPREDRATWKSNYFLKIIQLLDDYPKCFIVGADNVGSKQMQQIRMSLRGKAVVLMGKNTMMRKAIRGHLENNPALEKLLPHIRGNVGFVFTKEDLTEIRDMLLANKVPAAARAGAIAPCEVTVPAQNTGLGPEKTSFFQALGITTKISRGTIEILSDVQLIKTGDKVGASEATLLNMLNISPFSFGLIIQQVFDNGSIYNPEVLDITEETLHSRFLEGVRNVASVCLQIGYPTVASVPHSIINGYKRVLALSVETDYTFPLAEKVKAFLADPSAFVAAAPVAAATTAAPAAAAAPAKVEAKEESEESDEDMGFGLFD is encoded by the exons ATGCCCAGGGAAGACAGGGCGACCTGGAAGTCCAACTACTTCCTTAAGATCATC CAACTTTTGGATGATTATCCAAAATGCTTCATTGTGGGAGCAGACAACGTAGGTTCCAAGCAGATGCAGCAGATCCGCATGTCCCTCCGCGGGAAGGCTGTCGTGCTGATGGGCAAGAACACCATGATGCGCAAGGCCATCCGAGGGCATCTGGAGAACAACCCAGCTCTGGAGAA ATTGTTGCCTCATATCCGGGGGAATGTGGGCTTTGTGTTCACCAAGGAGGACCTCACTGAGATCAGGGACATGCTGCTGGCTAATAAG GTGCCAGCTGCTGCTCGTGCTGGTGCCATAGCCCCATGTGAAGTCACTGTGCCAGCCCAGAACACTGGTCTGGGGCCCGAGAAGACTTCCTTCTTCCAGGCTTTAGGCATCACCACTAAGATCTCCAGGGGCACCATTGAAATCCTG AGTGATGTGCAGCTGATTAAGACTGGAGACAAAGTGGGAGCCAGCGAAGCCACACTGTTGAACATGCTGAAcatctcccccttctcctttggGCTGATCATCCAGCAGGTGTTTGACAATGGCAGCATCTACAACCCTGAAGTGCTTGACATCACAGAGGAGACCCTGCATTCTCGCTTCCTGGAG GGTGTTCGCAATGTTGCCAGTGTATGTCTGCAGATAGGTTACCCGACTGTTGCATCAGTGCCCCATTCTATCATCAATGGATATAAGCGGGTCCTGGCTTTGTCTGTGGAGACTGATTATACCTTCCCACTTGCTGAAAAG GTCAAGGCCTTCTTGGCTGATCCATCTGCATTTGTGGCTGCTGCCCCCGTGGCCGCTGCCACCACTgctgcacctgctgctgccgCAGCCCCAGCCAAGGTTGAAGCAAAGGAAGAGTCGGAGGAATCAGATGAGGATATGGGATTTGGTCTCTTTGACTAA